In Polyangiaceae bacterium, the genomic window GGCTCCTTGGGTTTTCGCTGCTCGCCGCCTTGCGACGTCGCCGGCGCGCGTGAGGCGTTCGTGGCGGGCGTCGAGCCGCGCCTTGCGACGGCGTGGTGGGGCGGCTGCGACGCAACCTGTCCACCAGATCGACGACCCATGTGGAGACGATCGTCGGTTTGCGCGGCGCCTTTGATCGCGTTCGCGGGCACTGTCGTGCAACTTGACCATGTCCTGTCGTGCATTCACCGAAGGGGTGGGGGTCACGCTCGGGAGCATGAAGCTCGGCGCGGAAATTAGGTCCCGACGCAAGGCGCTGGGCCTGACGCTCGATGACCTTGCGGAACGTTCGAACCTCTCGCCGCACTACCTCTCCACGCTCGAGAACGACCGCCGTGACCCGCGCCTCTCGACGATCCTTGCGGTAGCCAAGGCCCTCCGGGTTTCCGCCGCCGAGCTCCTCGGCCCCTCCGTTCCGCAAGCCGCCGCCCAGCGCATCGGCCCGCGATTCGAGCGCCTGCCGCCGGACGCGCAGGAGGCCGTGGTCGTCCTCGCCCAGATGGCGGTCGCTGCTCCCGGGCGGAAGGCAGCTCGCCCGCGCGGGAAGCGGGGCTGACCGTATCGGTAGGGTCAATCATGGGTCTTGCGTCACGGACGGTCGCAGCTGCGACTGGAAGTGCCGCATGACCTCGCAGGCGGATTCCGGTATCCTGCGACCGCAGGGTGAGGCCAGGGCCGGGGC contains:
- a CDS encoding helix-turn-helix transcriptional regulator, whose product is MKLGAEIRSRRKALGLTLDDLAERSNLSPHYLSTLENDRRDPRLSTILAVAKALRVSAAELLGPSVPQAAAQRIGPRFERLPPDAQEAVVVLAQMAVAAPGRKAARPRGKRG